TTCCTTGACATGTCTGGCCTTTTTGAACTTCCAGGTTTACTTCCTGAAGTGTGTTAGGCAGACTACAATTCGGTAGGTTTCCCCAGCCTGCCACTGTGCACATCTGCCCAGGTTTTATCCGGTCCTGGATCTTTGGAAGGGCAATGGTCTTCACAACACCATTGAGTTTAGCTTTGGGTTTTAGCttgaaagaaagatggaaaataagAGTTCAGGTCCGGCATTCTAAGCAAGCTTAAACAAGTGGGGTTCCCTATACTTTCCCCACTTTCAAAGCCCCCCCAAAGCCCCATTCTATGGCTCTGGGACCAATAGATCAGCCACCCAGGAGGGAGGACTGGACTGATACACTAGTAACCTGTGGAGTGCACCAAAAATAATCAGTAAAGTGGTGGTACCTTTAGTAGCATGATGTCATTGACCAGTGTTTTACTGTTAAAGTTCTTGTGAGGGATGGCTTTAAGAACCGAGATGTGTTGTGTATTTTTCTGCTTCTTGATATCATGAGCACCCAAGGTTACAGTtatattccttgaaaaaaaatggatgaagtaAACATGGGAGCAATGAATCAGTCTCTGTAAGGCAGGTGTAAGGCTCAGCCTAAGTCAGAGCTTGGCTGAGTCAAATAGCAAGAAATTCATTGGGAAAATTTTGTCCTAGGTCTTCAGAAACCCCCCGAGTCTTTCAGATGCTTCACTGAAATTATGGTCCTGGGTCCTGTAACAGTCTAGACTGTTAAATGGGTTAAACAGTCAAATGGATTAAAGTGAAGTTGTTCTGGAACCTTGATCAACATTTAGGGACAGCCCATACCTGTTGTTTTTGGTCAGTCCCAGGCAACAAAGACCCAGTTGCTTCTCCTCACCTTCCATTACAGTGAGCGGCTGTCATGACGATGTCTTCTCTCACCAGGAAACCACCACATCGAAACTTGTCTGATTTGCTCTCATAAATCTCTAAAAATGCCATGTAGGGCCGGGAGTGGGGTTTGGACTCTGTACCCCAAAAGATTTCTCCTGAAAGAGACAATTTGTTCTGAATTTCTGTGCATGTGGAAAGTGTGCACCACACCTGGTGGCTGGCATCAGGGACAGTTCATGCCAGGAGAGTCGGTTGGCTTGACATGGGTGGAGAAGAGAGCTTTTGCAGAGACTGTCACACACTGAGAAAGGGCCCTGGCTTCTGTGGGTGTCTCTCAGGGTTTGCTGCATGATGCCACTTTTCCactagtttttaatttcttcttgtaATGATGGAGCCAAGAGTTTTCCCTGATCAAATTCAACCTCTTGTTCACATTAAGGAAGATTTCAGCATACATTGTTCAGAAAATCTAGAATACCTCCAACCAACTACAGTtgcttctctgtctcctgctccaTCTGGAGTCCTGTTCACTTAAGCTCTAGGCTGTGACTGAAGTAATCATGATGCTCCATTGTATAAAAACTCTGGCTGCCTTTCCTCCATTCTGATTCTCAATACATAGTGTACAACTTAGAAACAAGAAGATTGTCTTAACCATGAGAAGTTCTCATGTGTGCAATGCCAGTGCCTGGAGGAGAGTTCTAATGCAGTCTGAACTTCAGTATAGGATTGTCTTTCTAGGACATTGAAATAACCTTATAGCTCCTCAATGTTAGATGACTGAGATCTCACTCACCAGGTGACATTACAAGTATTTCCTGGTGATTTCAGAACCCTCTCTATCCAGTCCTGGAGCTGGGGCTCAGCAAACTTCTCAGATGAACTGAGTGAGGAGCAGACCTTAGACACAGCCTGACTGGGGCACCATGGAAGTGTCCCTGGTGACACATTTCAGACTCTAGAGAAGGGAATGGTTGCTTACCTCCTTCAGTGCTGACTGGCAGGacagccaccaggagaagcaggagcaggaacATCTTCTTCAGGGGTCTGACCAGTTCTCAATTGTCACCTGTTTATGCCTCACAACTTTTAAACCATTAGGTGTGGAAAGAGGACCAGGGCCAGTGGCCACTGTTTCCTGTGTGATATTTAAGATCTGAGTTCTTGCTGCATCTGTGTGGTGAATGTACAGGAAGCACTTTGTCAGCCAGTTGCTGGTGAGCATGTCCACATTCCCAGAGGAATGCTGGACTCTGAGAAGGGAGCAAGAGTCTTCTGAGGCTTTCCACATCAGGCAGAGAGGGGGTTCCTTCTCATGTCAGTCATCAGGGAATTTCAGTATGATGCCTCTGTGCCTTGAAGGTGTGATCAGGTACTTATCTCTTTTAAAagtatcatttctatatcccttaATACTGTCTATGtttagcttattttttttcaagagcaCAAGAGCTTTATTTCAAGATTCAAAAGTGTCCTTCTAAGAAAATACCCTTGGAAAAAGCTGGGTCACCTATTAACATCTCAAGAGCTTTGAACTCTATTGGGGGATGGCTGTGGAGTAAGGACTTAAGATGAAGATTAGTGTGATGTCGATGACACTGTCAGGAGGTGAGGAAATGACAGAGTAGGGAAGCCAGTAGAACGGACTTGACAGACGAACATTCAGGTTCCCATGCCAGTCTATAAAGACATTTCAAAGGTTTAACATATTTCATCAGCAAAGGAGTTGGTGGCAGGAAGGAGAGATGAAGAGCAGAAACAGAGCTGTGTTGCTCCTGCCCAGAGTCTGCACTTGCTCTTGTTCCACACTGTCAAGGCACTCTGGTCTCCAGGGAAGAAGGTGGCGGAGGCAAAGGTATTCCCTGTTTGCTCTTGTCTTTGCTGAGTAACCAGCTCTATCTCCTCTTGCAGTTTGTATACGCAGGTGCTTTTTATATAAAACTCAAGTGCATTTCTTCTTAGGACACCAGAGTGCACCTGACATTTGAGGCTGCTTTTCTGGACATTCTTGTCATTTAGTACAGACACAGGAGACCTCTGATGTAAGCTGCATGCCGTCCTTCTGCTGACTTGGCATCTGTCACAGCAAAGCTGGAATGTTCTAACATATTGTTATCTTCATTCTCCTCTTAAGGGGTATCAAAGGGTTTATtattatcttgttcctgtgttAGTTTACTTGTATCCTCTAACTCCAATTTGCAAATATGAGCACATTCAGTAAGGTTGGAAGAATTATTAATAATCTATGTGGTCCAATATATCTACTAAAAATCTATGAGGTGATATAGAAAATGAAAGATGCTAGATTAAAATGTTACTCCTGCAGCAGCTGGTTATCATTTAGATGCATCTGGTCCCACTCTTTCACAATTTCTACTTCTGATTTCTTACATCTTGATAGTGCCATCACATTTTCCTGGCAGTTAAACGACTTTTGAGTGATTGGGGCAGTCTCTTGGGCTAGCCTTCTGCCTCACACTTGGCTCAGAGCCTCATTACCTCAGGGCTTTTTGGGACCAGTTCACATTGTCAAGC
The nucleotide sequence above comes from Peromyscus maniculatus bairdii isolate BWxNUB_F1_BW_parent chromosome 9, HU_Pman_BW_mat_3.1, whole genome shotgun sequence. Encoded proteins:
- the LOC102919314 gene encoding mast cell protease 8-like, with the translated sequence MFLLLLLLVAVLPVSTEGGEIFWGTESKPHSRPYMAFLEIYESKSDKFRCGGFLVREDIVMTAAHCNGRNITVTLGAHDIKKQKNTQHISVLKAIPHKNFNSKTLVNDIMLLKLKPKAKLNGVVKTIALPKIQDRIKPGQMCTVAGWGNLPNCSLPNTLQEVNLEVQKGQTCQGMYKNYKDSIQLCVGNPKEKKATGKRDAGGPFVCNNVAQGIVSQHHCTGQLPEVFTRISSFLPWIQETMKLLQQP